From bacterium, the proteins below share one genomic window:
- a CDS encoding PBP1A family penicillin-binding protein, protein MKNLLEGSISPRRVRVALIAVAGLLLLGVGAGLTAVRRLSRDLPSPERILTIEPARKTLVLGADGSVIHEFFVENRTIVTLDRIPRRLQEAVVAIEDRRFYTHYGLDMKRFVKIVWVNLTSSSSPGASTITQQLARNLFLTLDKTVTRKVKEMILALQLEQTYSKDEILAMYLNQVNFGSGAYGVQSASRTFFGKDVWDLEDGESTMLAGMIQLPEAYSPLHNLERAYRRRTTVLESMVATGALSRDEARSINQVRVVVRDGRRRSTTPSFAPHFVEEIRQHLEARYGFEGLYTDGLRVTTTLVPRYQHWLEEAAAKHLERYEQESRYPMTKARFDALAAVGKRPARVEYLMGACVLLDTRTGAVLALYGSRDYDDYQFNLAMQAQRQPGSIFKPVVYLTALTHGYTPCSILMDTPVSLNTGAGFWQPHNFDNKYLGPITLRYGLSHSRNVVAARLIDDVGVVPVIETARRLGITSELPPVLSLSLGAGEINLVEMVSAYSSFGNHGVRVEPYLITRVETADGEVLEEGGVRQREVLDPATAWLMADLMTSTLTEGTARAAPRYGFTKTAAGKTGTYNEYTDAWFVGFTPSFAAGVWVGFDTKVSMGRAGTGAHMALPIWAELMGKVTAEGPDEPFPRPEGIVQKRVCLLSGLLATTGCDSTAVEYFLAAGFPRRACDRHGGALLRPVEGWVDPAPRELRDIELEDEF, encoded by the coding sequence ATGAAAAACCTCCTGGAAGGCTCCATCTCGCCGCGCCGCGTCCGCGTCGCGCTGATCGCCGTGGCCGGCCTGCTGCTGCTGGGCGTGGGCGCGGGGCTCACCGCCGTGCGCCGCCTCTCGCGCGACCTGCCGTCGCCCGAGCGCATCCTGACCATCGAGCCCGCGCGCAAGACGCTCGTGCTCGGGGCCGACGGCAGCGTCATCCACGAGTTCTTCGTGGAGAACCGCACGATCGTGACGCTGGACCGCATCCCCCGCCGCCTGCAGGAGGCGGTGGTCGCCATCGAGGACCGCCGCTTCTACACCCACTACGGCCTGGACATGAAGCGCTTCGTCAAGATCGTCTGGGTCAACCTGACCTCGTCGTCGAGCCCCGGCGCCAGCACCATCACGCAGCAGCTGGCCCGCAACCTCTTCCTGACGCTCGACAAGACGGTGACCCGCAAGGTCAAGGAGATGATCCTCGCCCTGCAGCTGGAGCAGACGTACAGCAAGGACGAGATCCTGGCGATGTACCTCAACCAGGTGAACTTCGGCAGCGGCGCCTACGGCGTCCAGTCGGCCTCGCGCACCTTCTTCGGCAAGGACGTGTGGGACCTCGAGGACGGCGAGTCCACGATGCTCGCCGGCATGATCCAGCTGCCGGAGGCCTACTCCCCCCTGCACAACCTGGAGCGCGCCTACCGCCGCCGCACGACGGTGCTGGAATCCATGGTCGCCACCGGCGCCTTGAGCCGCGACGAGGCGCGGAGCATCAACCAGGTGCGGGTCGTCGTCCGCGACGGCCGCCGCCGCTCGACCACGCCCTCCTTCGCGCCCCACTTCGTCGAGGAGATCCGCCAGCACCTCGAAGCGCGCTACGGCTTCGAGGGTCTCTACACCGACGGGCTGCGCGTCACCACCACCCTGGTGCCGCGCTACCAGCACTGGCTGGAGGAAGCCGCCGCGAAGCACCTCGAGCGCTACGAGCAGGAGAGCCGCTACCCGATGACCAAGGCCCGCTTCGACGCGCTCGCCGCCGTCGGCAAGCGGCCCGCGCGCGTGGAGTACCTGATGGGCGCCTGCGTGCTGCTGGACACGCGCACCGGCGCGGTGCTGGCCCTCTACGGCAGCCGCGACTACGACGACTACCAGTTCAACCTGGCCATGCAGGCGCAGCGCCAGCCCGGCTCCATCTTCAAGCCCGTCGTCTACCTGACGGCGCTGACCCACGGCTACACGCCGTGCTCGATCCTGATGGACACGCCGGTCTCCCTGAACACCGGCGCGGGCTTCTGGCAGCCGCACAACTTCGACAACAAGTACCTGGGCCCGATCACGCTGCGCTACGGCCTGAGCCACTCGCGCAACGTCGTCGCGGCCAGGCTCATCGACGACGTGGGGGTCGTGCCGGTGATCGAGACCGCCCGCCGCCTCGGCATCACGAGCGAGCTGCCGCCGGTGCTCTCGCTGTCGCTGGGCGCGGGCGAGATCAACCTCGTCGAGATGGTCTCGGCCTACTCCTCCTTCGGCAACCACGGCGTGCGCGTCGAGCCCTACCTGATCACGCGCGTCGAAACCGCGGACGGCGAGGTCCTGGAGGAGGGCGGCGTGCGCCAGCGCGAGGTGCTGGACCCGGCCACGGCGTGGCTGATGGCCGACCTGATGACCTCGACGCTGACCGAGGGCACGGCGCGCGCGGCCCCCCGCTACGGCTTCACCAAGACCGCGGCGGGCAAGACCGGCACCTACAACGAGTACACCGACGCCTGGTTCGTGGGCTTCACGCCGAGCTTCGCCGCGGGCGTGTGGGTGGGCTTCGACACGAAGGTGAGCATGGGGCGGGCGGGCACCGGCGCGCACATGGCGCTGCCGATCTGGGCCGAGCTGATGGGCAAGGTCACGGCCGAGGGGCCGGACGAGCCGTTCCCGCGCCCCGAGGGGATCGTCCAGAAGCGCGTCTGCCTGCTCTCCGGGCTGCTGGCGACCACCGGCTGCGATTCGACGGCCGTGGAGTACTTCCTCGCCGCCGGCTTCCCGCGGCGCGCGTGCGACCGCCACGGCGGGGCCCTGCTGCGCCCGGTCGAGGGCTGGGTCGATCCGGCGCCGCGGGAGCTGCGCGACATCGAGCTGGAAGACGAGTTCTAG